The genomic window TTTTTTCAAGACTGTAAACTTGATCCTAGAAATACATTAGATGTGATAGggtgataaaaaataattgaactaTCTACTGTCAAGTACCTACcataatttatgaataaaaacGTCGATGAAATTAATCATCATTATATTCATAAGATAATATAAAACTTCAAATGAACCGTTGTTTTACTTAAACAATGTGCAACTCTGCTCTGTTCTCGGATATTGTTCAATGTTCACTGATGTCCTATCAAAAAGTGCCATTCCAAAAGTTATGCACTTTCAGTATCCAATACTAAAACTATGCGTGTGTTTTGCAGAAAATGGGATTGTAACATCCTTAATAATTTTTCTGTTGGCTTGTTTTAACAGGTTAAGATTCAATCTGGACGGCCACATCAAATCCGCATTCATCTCTCTTTCATAGGGCATCCTTTGTTAGGTAAATATTTAATGCTGGTTTATTTATGCTGcttcacataaataaaaatgaattgagATCAATATTGACTTGTGCATATCCTTTAAACTTCAATGgctaaaaatatttgaagtaaATATGgatttgtaaatattttgtgCATACCCTTgaaatattttgtttatttcaattttgtcttcttgttttttttttaacacaaccaaacaaaattgaaattgtCATGATCATTTAACCGTACAAAGTCGGTATAGGAAACAGGTCTAATGTGCTTCAAATCAAAACCATCTAATCTCCAAGCCAAAACATAAAAACAGCTTAACGCTTCCTTGAGACACGAATAGTCTTTCCCCTGCGGCCGGTAGTGCCTCAAACCACAGTGGTTTCTGATTTACTTGGGTCTATCCAAATCATACCTCAACTTCATGTCAAGAGCATTAGAAACAAATTGAGAGTATTTTCCATCCTTGTAATCCTTCTTCCTGTTCAAAAACGAATCTGGGACCTTGTATTGACGAGGGTTCGATAACACTGTCATCAAATTGTCCAATTCCGCAGCACTAGATTCACCGGCCCTCTTGTTCATGTCAACATCAGCTTTCTTACAGCGAATGTTAGCAAATCGCCATCCAATACCCTTGATGGAAGTCATCGCGAACATGATCTACTTTCCATCAACATTTGTGTTCTACACACATAGAATGTGCTGAAATTCTTCAATTTTGTCTTCGAACATCAAGTTTATTGAAGTTAATAATGTTATTTACGGAGATTGAAATGAATATTTATTAGCGTCTCAATTTAGAAATTAACATTTACTCTTTGTGAATTTTTTAAGTTTGTCAGTTGGGTATTTTATCCTTTGTTTTGCTAGGGTCTTAGGGATATGGTTCTACTAGCTTGTTACATGTTTGGTTCTTACtttattgaaatcaaatttCTTCGTACAAATACTTTTCCCAAAAAAAACTTTCCTCTATTTTTATTGGCAGGTGATCCTCTTTATGATGTTGGTGGGCAGCCAAAATGCTTGGATTGTGACTTTCTGGATGAGAGTTTTGCTGAAGATGGGTAGGTGTTTGTCTTTATCTTTTACAAGGACACTTCCACTCATCTAACACTATATATTCTCCTTTTTAGTCAGATTTTGTTCTAATTCTCTATGCAATGATATTTTCCCCCATCTTAAAATCAACATTAATTGAGTAAATTTAGAGAGAATCCAAGCGAACTTTTAAGCACCATGTTCTGGAGTGCGCAAACCATGTCCTACTTCTCAACCGTTAGACTTTCTTagaatttgagatgagcttaACTCAATCCCATAAAGCCGATTAGTAAGATGAGGAATGTTTCATGTTTATAACCACTATTCATGCCATTTCGTAATCCTCTGTGAGAAACGTAAATAGAAGTGTGCCATGTTAGCGGGCAAACAACCCTCTATCAGAAAATGTGTTttcaaattaaacttttttattgATATGCATTCAATACTTGTAATTCTTCAATATTTGTTTTAGATGACATTTAAAGACAAAAGATGATGGTTAGTTTGAGCATCAATTTTCCATATATAGTGTTGGGGTTTTTCTCTTAACTCTTTTCTAGTCCTTTTGGCAGAACAATATTTTGTAATTAGGgatttgatataaattttaacattGCTGCTCATTGCATAGGGGTTATCCAAGGCCTGCTAAACCAGTTCCTGGAGATTGTGGGTATTATCTGCATGCACATAATTTATCTCTCTCCCATCCAATAACTAATGAGGTACTTAAAAAGTATTGGTATCATTATGACTGGGAATGAAGAAGATCATATGGCCAGAGCCATCGAAAAATGGAATTAATTTGTCCTAGAATTAATTTTTCCAGTTTATAAAATTTGAGAAATGAATGCATATGACTTTGCTTCATACCAACTTTACTTTGTGTGTGCTGTggtttccaaaataaaaatagtttcacGTGTATTGCAGATAATCGAAATTGTGGCACCCCTTCCTTCCATCCTCCAAACAAATGAAGAGGCTAAAGGAATTGCTATAGAGCAGTAGACAAATGCTTAGATTGTTTAAGATGGTTTGACTATTGAAAGATACACTATGCTGATGCAGAGAGATGTATTTAAGATGCCACAGGCTTGGAGGGCAAGTGACTTTTACCTCTACAACAGGTTTCCACATAACTACCTTTTATAAGATTTCTTCTTCTCATTCTTCAACAAGCCCTAAAGTTTCTACCTTCCCAAATATGTTTGGTTTTTTTCTCCTACCCTAATTGAGAGGCTCTTGACATGAGTTTTACTAAAATAGAGGATCTAGTAGCTTGAATGAAATCTGGGTTTGGTGTTAGATGGTGAGAAAGGGAAGGACAAAACGTGGTTGTTTTCACGGAGGTGGGTTTTGTGTGCAACGGATTTGGTATTGAGTGCTACTGCTCTGTCTAGACAGCAGCGAATATATGGCAAGAAGTGAAGCTATGTTTCTTGTTTATATTTGATTGATGAATCTGAAATGAGTAAAACTGAAAggtgatgaaaaaaattaaaaataaattagaagcATTGTTTTGTGTGGGCGGGCCCGTATCTATTCATTCAGATGATTGGTGTCTTTAATGAGGtttacttttgccaccctaaTGATTTAGGGTGCGCCCTACGGATTTACCAAAATACCTTTgtcctctacttaagtagcgaacacCCCCAAAACACCTTATcttccgctatttaagtagtggaAGGGTAAAATGGAAAAGGCACATGGGATGCGCGAGTAACTGATAGGGCGGCAAAAGTAATTTCCGTCTGTTATCCAAACTAACCGTGTACTGTTTTCATTAGTTTGATTCGGTTTCTTTTATCCATTTGGATTAATTTATCGGATTCgttggaaaaaagaaaaattagtaaTGTGAACGAACTTTGCCTCTTCACAATGTGATTGATTAACctactttttacttttttattttatttttacaaaatacaTTTGAAAGAAAAGATatatgtgaaaataaaaatatgcaaaaatatccgacaaaaacaaatatacaaaaatgatgattaataattttttcctATTTATAAACAAGGTTGTTTGGTAGTGAGTTGTTGTCATCTTTTTGACTTTGGTAAAAGGGGTCCATCATGATATCAGTGTTGAAAAAGATAaacaattaaagaaaatttgGTCTGCCACCAGCGAAAATAGAGGAAGGCAACGTGAAAGTCATTTTCCACTCCACTCTCTTCGGCAACCCTCACGCCTAACTTTAATacagattatttattttttcttatgagaaaaaaactattatttttaaaGTCTTCTCTTCAACCTCTTCCTAAGGTCTTCTCTTCTAAAATCTATTCATTCAGCTGTGGTAAATCTCTACGGTATCCATTGCCTTATTCCATTCAAATTCCTTCTACAAACATAAGAGTATCAGTCCACTTTTAGATTGTTGCAATAAATCCTTAATTGGCAACTCAGCCTGTTAATGAGAGTGTAAAAAATATATGCAATTCCTATCAGAGTTGGTAAACAAAGATGCTGCTCCAAAACTAAATTATACCACTGAATCTATTTCCATATTTCACTAAcagataaaattataaaagcTTTTTGAATCTATTTCCATATTTCACTAAcagataaaattataaaagcTAAGGGAGTTTTGAAACACAAACCAAGCCCACTATCATTCTCATAGGGAATTAGTACCTTGAAATGAATAGTCAAAACTTCAAACCAAGTAGGGAGATGATTTCAAGAATGAGAAGTAAAGGGGGCAAATGAAAATGGTAATGGCAATCGCCCCTCCTAACTTTTTCCAAAGATTATTTCTGTATTTTCATCGAATACAACAAATACAAAGCTGCTGCCACATAACAAGAACCTAATAATTTACCAAAAAGACGGGCTTCAGAACCATTAAATCGCCCCACTGTATTGAGCACAAAAACTATTATACAGGAAGCGGCAAAGAGAAAAGTTTGCCGCCGACCACATCTACTACCTGCCTAAGTCCCCCTTCCCTCCCCAAGATTCATCGTCTCTTACAATACTCCCATTCTGACCACCATATTTGTTGTCAGAATTGGAATAATGCATTTTGATTGCTGCCACGGGATCTGAGACACCACTGCACGACGCTCCCACTAGAATCCCAGGTCTTCCAACACCATTCATTCCCATCATTCCTCTGCCCTGCTGTTGCAAACTAGAGATTGCTTCGAAACTGTTTCTTCTCTGCATCTCAGAGAATATATCTTGGCGGTGTTTGACATCTACTATAAATGGCTGCACTTGTGGACCATCCCTACTTCTAAACATCTGATAATCAAGCATAGCATTGCTGCAATTGTTGTCTCTAGCTATAAAATTAGATGAACCAGTCAAATGCCGTTGCAATGGTTGATGCTCCAAATTGGAAGATGGTATAGGATAATTACTGAAGGCAGCAGGATATTTAGCTAACAAGAACGAAGAATCGGGCAAAGACGAGAGACCAGGCTGTATACTCTGTATTCCATTTCCTTGCCAATAAGCATAACTCATCACTGGAACATTTTCAAGGCCAGCATAATCACTGTGGTCAAACTTCAAAATTTTCGAATTTCCATCAGAATTTTGATGACCAGTAAATTTCAGATTAGAAGACTTGTTGCTTAACTTTGGATGACCGGTACCGTTTTCTTCACTTCGCTTTGTAATCAAATTAGGTTTCTGAGTGGAAGAAGGATTCGTTAGTATCGTTCCGAACAGTTTCAATTTCACATCACCATTTCCGGATGTTTTTTCTGCATCTGAAGAATGCCATGATGTTTTGGAATGATCATCAGTCTGTTTGATTTTTTGGGGCAGAAGAGGCAAATCAGTCGCAGAACTGCAGCAATTCACATCCCCGTCCACTTCTTTCTTGATGGGCACTTGCATTGGATAGCCCTGGAGGACACTGACAGTCTCGACATGGCTCCCTGGAAGAGGAAGCTGATGGTCACCATTGCTACCAGAGCTATGACATCGCATATCTCTACCTCCCTGAATATCACAAGTTGAGGACAGCCTATCCTGGTTAACTGTTTTTTCACACTGAGAAGTACAAGCTtttagaaaaaatgaatttacAGTTGACCGAGGATCGTTTGTAGATAATGCTGAGGTATGAGGCTTTCCAAAGGACACGCGCTTATTTTCAGAACCAAAACTCAATCCTGAATATGAATTGACCACCGGTGAGAATGAAATATTTGCTGCAGTGCTTGACTCTAACACACAGTTTTTCAATTCAACTACAATACCTGCATCAGCTTCATGTTTATCATCTCTGTCATCAACACATTGGGGTGCTGACGCTCTTTGCCTATCCACTCCATTTCCAAAAACCCCAGAAGAACCCTCATAATCTAGTCTATCCACAGCAACAGAACGACACTCCCGCGGTTCAGTTACTCCTGAAGCAGAAATTGATTCTCTAACTGCATCTCCCAAGCCAACTTCATTGACTGAACCAGACTTGTCGGTTTTGCCCAAGTCAACCCCACTACCATCAGATCCCAGCTTAGATTCAACCTTAATTGCACAAACATTGGAAGCCACGTCTAAATTTTCAAGACGTACTTCTGTCTCACTGATTTCTCTTGATTCATTAAATTCAGCTGACGGGCTCCTAGCTTCCATAGGATTGGATTCGTCATGGAATGTATTCAAGGCATCAGAAGGCAGGTCCTCGTCTGTTTTATTTCCAGACTTGTCAGCATCAACCACTGAACCTGCCTCAACAACACATGCATCATCGGTGTCACTCTCACCACCATTTGCATCATCATTCAGCGCGGATTCGACAATTCCAGGAATGGGGTGTGAGAGATCCAATCCAAGGACTTTCCGAGTCTTGCTGAAGAAAACTTTGCAATGTTCTCGGGACCTTGTACCTACACACCGTGCTATTTTCGCGAAATCCTTACCAAAAGATGATACACCCTGAAGAAAAGCTGCCTTCTCATCATCTGTCCACTCCGAAACATCCACTTCACCACAGCTCTCATCTGAACAAGTCTCATCCTCAGCATTCTGAGAAATATCATGCACCAAGGGTTGTTTGCATAGCGGGTACCCTCTCAAGAACTTCCTTTCCTTGTTACCATCCACAGGATCAATTGAACTTGTTATGCAGGAACTCATAGCTTCAGATGAAAGTGAACCACATATACCAGCCAATACATCAGCCGCAGCAGCAGTTTCCCTTTCATCCCCAAGGATGTCAAAACTGTTTGATCTTTCAATATTGCTGTCCTCGGCTCTTGATGCTTTGGCATTACCATATCCCCCCAAAAGGATTCTTCCTGACCGCATCCTTTTATTACCTGCAATGCCATCTGCCATCAATGAAGCTGCACTCAAAATATCAAGCGAAGAAACATTAACTTCATGATTCCATTTTTTACCTGATGCCATCAAGTTAGTTTTAGCTGAAAATGACTTCCCGAGCTTACCAACATCTTTCCTCTTCAGTTTCTCAAAACATTCAGATTTGTGATTCTTGTAGTAAAACTCAACACAGTCCGCAGTTGTCTTGTGATCAAGAAAAGAAGCAATTTTCCGGAAATCTTTTCCAATTGCAGCAAATTTCTCCaagaaaatttctttttcttctgaTGTCCACGGATTGATCATATCCCTTTCTTTCTCAATAGCCAACGGATCTTCGACCAGCCCATTACTAGATATGAACTTTGTAACCATCTTCTCCTTCTCATCCAATATTAATGCTGGCATCCTCAGGGTGTTCCTCTGAATTTGAGGTTGGGATTCTGAAAGAAGTTTGCTTGTGAAGTTAATGATCTCTGCGGTTGGAACCAAGCTTAGATGATTTCCAGCTGCGTGCATTGAAAAACGCTTGGTTATCATCACAGCAAaaagattaaataaattataactcaACAAACAactataaaacaaaatattgcGTCAACACCAAACATCACAGAAAACCTACTCATAATTGAAGATAACTGTGTAatagcaaaacaaacaaataagacagatataataattatatgatAAACCAGAATAGGATCCCCAAATTGTCATACATCTATAATTTTGATGTGTGAAATTGAGTACCGGATAAACCTTGCTTCAGCATCAAAACTCAAAACCTATTTAAATGTGATCATCAACTTCAAAACACTACCAAGTAACATAACAACTATTCTCATAGAAACAATTGAGGTTAACTGACTCGACGTTAGCCAGTCAAGCCAGCACATGCCAAGCAAATAACTTGCAAATGAAACTGAACAGGAATGACAAATTGACAACCCATGAAAGAAAGGTACTCagatcaaaatcattacaaGAAACTAGTCAAGGAGAAAAGGTCAGCAATTATAAAATCCTCCTACTAAGTTATGTAACAACAGCACAACAAAGCAGATATGTATTGTAGTATGCACCACCATGACAAAACACAAATATAGTATACATTGAGATATATCACCACgctaaaattatatatgatcatCTTGTACAGGCCCGGATCAAATACTAAATAATGCATGCCACAACATGTATGTAGGTCATACACATTAGGTAAAGCCATGAAGAACCATTAACCTACAGTAATTCAATATATAGACGGCTTATTTCGAATCTCTACCATAAGGATAGAACGATGGATCATTTCATTCACTGCAGTACAGTGTCATATGCCACTAAATCCCTATATTCTAAATTTGACGACAAAACATTTCATTCACTAGagaatattttcaatttaattaataaaaaaggaATCACCATGATTATGAAATTAACTGATTTTCCAATTATGTGTGTTTAGCTTATTTATTAGCCACAAAGCTACAATGGCAGATTAAAGGTGCCAATAACCAGGACTAAAACCAACAAATTCCTACGAACAATGTCATTAAAACCAGACCGGCCAATCAAACTGGTATTACTGGGACTCAAACCCATGGCCGCTCCAGTCATTGTATTGGATTGGTTGTGCATATGAACCAGCTAAGATTTGGTTAGACCACCTGAAATCACTCAACCCATAAGATCCAAGTGGTTTGGTTCGTTGAAAATGAGGGTATTCTAAAAATAATGCCGAAGTTGCACAAACAGGCATTGAAGCCATGTTTGATGAAAAGCGGCAATATCCAATTCATCGACTGCACCACTAGTTGCTTACTGCTTAGGTGTTGATTCGGATTAATATatagatattttaaaatattagatTTAAGAACAGTGGCAAGCGGTAAATTGAATCACATAGAACAACATGAAATTGAATATGCTAGAGACATGACATGTGGTTCAACTAGTGACCCAGACCCACTAGTTAGACCAGCAACCCAACCACCCGGCCAAAATGATCTCCAGACCGAGTTTAATAACACCATCTTCCAGTAAGGAAGAAAAGGAGTAACTTTAAGTGTAGGCACAAACCAAAGAGTGGCTGGTTGAAACCAAAACTATTAGGAACAAACCAAACCAGGAAAATTTAGAAAAGCTGCTACTAATCCAAACCAAACTATAGAAAAgattaaaaccaaaaaattcATCTTCATGGCAGAGAAACCAATCCGTTGTTCTATCCTAATAGTAGAAAACCAAAATAACCCCCTTCATATTTGAATCCCTGTCTGAGACCAGGATTCTATTTTCTCATATATCCATCACCATTCACATGCTTCTGTATTTGTTGCAAGGAATTATGTTCCTCTCCTTCAATGAATCCATTTTGTTAATTGTCTACACTATATATTAGTTAGAAGGtataaatagcattaataaaATGAACGTTAAAATTGAAAGAGGCTATTttcataccaaaaataaaacctAGATGCCAAAAAATAATAGACTATTGTGATAAGGATGTCAACCTCACAGAGccacttaattttatttattttaaaaagaattcaCAAGCAAAAAACAAACTACAAATTCATAGAACCTTATCacatcaaaaaggaaaaatgtaatttaaCTATGCTGTTTTTTACCCAAAAGTTATTAAAACAAACCGCAAAAACAACTTCATGCCATAGCAGTCAAAGTAAAAGAATTAATTATCGACTCTCAAAGGTTCTAATATCAAATTAATAAGGTTGCACAAAGCTCTTATACTCTTAGACAGAGTAATCaagtaaaattaatataaacaaacctatttttcttttattctcaTTGGTAAACTACATGAGATAACTGAACAGCATCAAATAGAAAGACAATGCATAATCACTGGCATAAGTTAAGCAAAAGAACTAGCGGAAAGATTCATACCAGGGAAAGGAAACCGTGAACGGATGGAAGATCGGTTCTTCATATTACTGCTACAGGTAGTTCGCACACCTAGTTCgttttttttatgagattttggACGGCATTTCTTTATAGACAGTAGGCGCATATCTTCTTTCCACAAGTGATGCAAGGCTTTGAACTTGAGTGCAATAACTCTCTCCTTAAATTTTTCAAACCGTTTTTTCTCAGCAAATTTTTCCATAATGAATGTATGAGAGGACAAATCACTGCTGACTCCCATATTACCAAGCTTTTTACATTCTTTTGGCACTAACTTAGCAAATACTCCATGCGCTCTGTTAGCATATTCTTTATTTGAAGCAATAATTGAGTTATAAGTATCCTCATAGCTAGAACATAAGTTTGCTCCGTAGGTAGCATCATCCATGCTTTCCTTTACTTCTGTCGGTGTATTGACATCATTACAAGCAGATACACTAACATTTTTCCCAGTAGTACAGCGGACTAAGCATTTCATCGAAGTAGATTGAATAGTACCCACATCCCTTGATAAGATACCAAATCCCCCAGTATCACATGAAGAAACTGCTTTTACCAAAGGCAGAGGCTCAACAAGTTTAGAAGTTGCTGATCCAGGACTATCAATATCCTCTTCCTTGTCATTTTCATGAATACTACATAAATTAGGTGGCATCTTATCTGCATTGGGTTCATCAGAAGAAATGATTTCCAACGGTACTGGCCGAATGACCTTCTGAGATACTTCAACATGTTCTTCTGAACCCAATGCCACTGGACACTGATATACGTCCACAGATTCAGATTTTAGAGACTTCTGTTGATTTTCAAGCAAATCAATTTCAGATTCAGTCATCTCCAACACCTTTGAAATGTCAGCTTTCCATATCAGCAACTTATTAATTGCATTGGACCTAACAAGACCAGAATCTTCGGAACTTGGATCATCAGACTGTACTAACTCAGCAATTGAAGAGCCCAAATTATTCAAGGAGTCCATATCCAATTTATCAAGGTTGAGATAAAACTTCTGCAGGTGATTCTGGAACCCAGGAGCTGGTGAATCGGTCAAATTACTAACATCATTGCCTGCATTTGCAGTCTTTCCCAATAATTTATCATCCACGCCTGCAACAAGGTGGAAGTTAGGTTTtggcataaaaaaaattatgcaaggTAAATACAAGCAGTACACATAATATATCAATTACTATGATATGAAAGTTGAAGAAGAAATCATAATTGCCATTTGCCATCTAAACTCGGAAAATTATCTTGCCAAAATAAGAGTATAAAGAGTCCAAAACAATAGTTTTAATAAATATAGAATACCATGTCAAAACATATTTACAACTGAGAACAGATAGTCCAATGACTGTTAGTATATTGACTTTATTAACCATCCTATAGGACAAGTAatcttgttatagaaataaGTTTGTGGATATCTTGATGTTAAATTTTCCTACCACATTATCCTATTCAAGCTACCTGTTTTTAAAAGCAGAGGTAGGGACACAACACAAGTTCAAGGATCAGGATCTCAATATCACATGAAAACTGAAGGCAGTAATACAGTGAAAGGAAAACATAAggagaacaaaagaaaacatcaatAAAGCAAATGGTACCCAATCCAATCTAAATATTGCATATAAAAAGTAGTAGTGAAGACTAAAAAGTATTGACACGTTTACAAAATTGCATCGGCTGGTATCTGCCTACTATTTCGGGCAATTATTCATGAAACACCAAGATAAACAGCACAATGTCACAATAGGATTAACTACGATCCTATATGTGATACAAGATGTTGACCATGCAGGATTAGATGTTATTAGTAAACTCTTCTACAAGTTAAATTGCTATTTTGCTCCTATATATCCCTATAACAGAAGGATCCAACACAATAGTAAAGAAAGCTTCGCGACATACCTGGTGAGGAACTGCAGGCAACAGACGATGGAGTTGCAGGAGATGCACAATCCGAAAATCCTGTAGCTTTTGGGCTTTTCTCTACCATGTTGGGACTGGTCATATTACAAGGTTCCATATTGCCAGCAGATGAGACCGAGCCATCTTTGTTTGCTCCTGGATCAGGTACATCAACTTTTTTCTTCTCATACTTTGCAAGTCCCTCGCCCCAATTTAGTCTAGGCTTCTTCCTAGACATCGTATCTTCAGAAGGCATAGAAGATGTCACACATGCAGTGGCTTCTCCTGAATGCGACTCAATAGCAGTGACATTTTTGGGTTGCAAATCAGGCTTTGCTTCATAGGAATCTCCCCCTGCCATGCTCCTTGAGCTACTTGAGTGACTAAAACCTGAGCCTCGAGAAGACAAGCTTCCAGATCGGGTCCACTTAAGTGGCTTCCAGTCAATCGAACCCAAAGAATTCTCCCTATCACATCTcgggcctgttcccaacccatTAACACCACCCATCTTATCATGCTGGTCTTTCGATTGATGTTGTTCCCAAGTGTTTACAAAATCAGAATGTGGTTGAGAGGAATATGTTAGGGAATCATCAACTGACCTCTGGTCATTATTCATATCTTGTGGCCTCCTAGACAAATTCGGAGAGCCATTGGTGACCTCCCAAGAATGACCTCTCCAATCTCTCTGGCCAAAGGGACCTCCTCTATTATCCCTACTACTCCTGCCATATCTTCCATCACCCCGTGAAATTGACGGCCGGCTATCTTCCTCCAACATCTTGTCACCGGACCTAGAAACCCCATAACCATGACCAGGCTCTTCAGAAAACATGTGCCAACCACCCTGCTTACCATGACCTTcagaaaatattcaaaaaagaaagaaaaaaacagaaaaaaatcaACACAAGCAAAGTATATATTCCCATCCACacaaaaagagaagaaaagggGGAAAAACACATaattaaacaaacaaatcttGCGAAAAAATCCACCTCTCTTAAGTCTTAAAGAAAATAACTAGTAACTACAGGAACAGATCTTCAACAATACATCAAAGACACAAAGAATAATCACCTAAATCATAAACCGctcaaaaaacaattaaaaaaaatccagaAACTCAAAACCTAATAACAAATC from Trifolium pratense cultivar HEN17-A07 linkage group LG1, ARS_RC_1.1, whole genome shotgun sequence includes these protein-coding regions:
- the LOC123919105 gene encoding uncharacterized protein LOC123919105 isoform X2, which codes for MPPEPLPWDRKDFFKERKHERSESLGSVARWRDSSHHRDFNRWGSADFRRPPGHGKQGGWHMFSEEPGHGYGVSRSGDKMLEEDSRPSISRGDGRYGRSSRDNRGGPFGQRDWRGHSWEVTNGSPNLSRRPQDMNNDQRSVDDSLTYSSQPHSDFVNTWEQHQSKDQHDKMGGVNGLGTGPRCDRENSLGSIDWKPLKWTRSGSLSSRGSGFSHSSSSRSMAGGDSYEAKPDLQPKNVTAIESHSGEATACVTSSMPSEDTMSRKKPRLNWGEGLAKYEKKKVDVPDPGANKDGSVSSAGNMEPCNMTSPNMVEKSPKATGFSDCASPATPSSVACSSSPGVDDKLLGKTANAGNDVSNLTDSPAPGFQNHLQKFYLNLDKLDMDSLNNLGSSIAELVQSDDPSSEDSGLVRSNAINKLLIWKADISKVLEMTESEIDLLENQQKSLKSESVDVYQCPVALGSEEHVEVSQKVIRPVPLEIISSDEPNADKMPPNLCSIHENDKEEDIDSPGSATSKLVEPLPLVKAVSSCDTGGFGILSRDVGTIQSTSMKCLVRCTTGKNVSVSACNDVNTPTEVKESMDDATYGANLCSSYEDTYNSIIASNKEYANRAHGVFAKLVPKECKKLGNMGVSSDLSSHTFIMEKFAEKKRFEKFKERVIALKFKALHHLWKEDMRLLSIKKCRPKSHKKNELGVRTTCSSNMKNRSSIRSRFPFPAGNHLSLVPTAEIINFTSKLLSESQPQIQRNTLRMPALILDEKEKMVTKFISSNGLVEDPLAIEKERDMINPWTSEEKEIFLEKFAAIGKDFRKIASFLDHKTTADCVEFYYKNHKSECFEKLKRKDVGKLGKSFSAKTNLMASGNKRMRSGRILLGGYGNAKASRAEDSNIERSNSFDILGDERETAAAADVLAGICGSLSSEAMSSCITSSIDPVDGNKERKFLRGYPLCKQPLVHDISQNAEDETCSDESCGEVDVSEWTDDEKAAFLQGVSSFGKDFAKIARCVGTRSREHCKVFFSKTRKVLGLDLSHPIPGIVESALNDDANGGESDTDDACVVEAGSVVDADKSGNKTDEDLPSDALNTFHDESNPMEARSPSAEFNESREISETEVRLENLDVASNVCAIKVESKLGSDGSGVDLGKTDKSGSVNEVGLGDAVRESISASGVTEPRECRSVAVDRLDYEGSSGVFGNGVDRQRASAPQCVDDRDDKHEADAGIVVELKNCVLESSTAANISFSPVVNSYSGLSFGSENKRVSFGKPHTSALSTNDPRSTVNSFFLKACTSQCEKTVNQDRLSSTCDIQGGRDMRCHSSGSNGDHQLPLPGSHVETVSVLQGYPMQVPIKKEVDGDVNCCSSATDLPLLPQKIKQTDDHSKTSWHSSDAEKTSGNGDVKLKLFGTILTNPSSTQKPNLITKRSEENGTGHPKLSNKSSNLKFTGHQNSDGNSKILKFDHSDYAGLENVPVMSYAYWQGNGIQSIQPGLSSLPDSSFLLAKYPAAFSNYPIPSSNLEHQPLQRHLTGSSNFIARDNNCSNAMLDYQMFRSRDGPQVQPFIVDVKHRQDIFSEMQRRNSFEAISSLQQQGRGMMGMNGVGRPGILVGASCSGVSDPVAAIKMHYSNSDNKYGGQNGSIVRDDESWGGKGDLGR